In the Deferribacter desulfuricans SSM1 genome, TGGCTGCTTTAAATAAGTAATAGCAATAAAGCAATTTAATTTAGAAGTAAATGTTTATAGTTTTTTAAACTTTTTTGGGGGAGTAGATGTTAGAAATACTTCTTTTTATAGTTGGGGTAGTATCAGGTTTTATAAATGTAATGGCTGGTGGAGGCTCTTTTTTGACGATCCCTCTTTTGATTTTTATGGGTTTACCTCCAACAGTTGCAAATGGGACTAACAGATTAGGTGTTTTTTTGCAGTCACTTTTTGCTGTTAGAAAGTTTAATCAATACAAAGTGTTTAATCCAAAATTTGCTATTTTTGTGTCCATACCAGCTACAATTGGGGCAATTTTTGGGGCATATCTAGCGACAATTATAAGTGATGCTGCTTTTAAAAAGTATCTGGCAATTATTATGATAGTAATAACTTTTATATCGATATTAAACCCAGTAAAAAATGTGCAATCTAAAGAGATTACTTATTCATTTAAAAGAAAAGTGGCTTTATTTATTGTATTCTTTTTTATAGGTATTTATGGAGGTTTTGTTCAGGCTGGAGTTGGATTTTTAATACTTGCAGGTATAACTTTGACTGGCTTTAATCTTGTTGAAGGGAATGCCATAAAAACTTTTGTAATTATGGTTTTTACAATATTTGCACTTGTTATTTTTATTGCAAACGGGAAAGTGGATTTTATATTGGGGTTTATTCTTGGTGTAGGCAATATTATTGGTGCTCTTCTTGGGACAAAAGTTACTGTGGAAAAAGGGCATAATTTTATACAAAAAGTTGTAATTGTTTGTATTATAATTTTTGCAATTAAACTTTTGATTAGTTAATGAAAAGGGGGCTCATTATGAGCCCAATCGAAATGTAAATCAGAAAATAATAAGTTTTAAACCAATTGCTACTAACAATAAAAGAAAGATCATACCAGCGGCTTTTGATATAATCCCCTCAAGTTTCTGTTTCATAGGTCACCTCCAATCAAAGTGTGGATGTATGATACATCCATGATACATATTAATTTTTTTTTAAATAAAAGCAAGAACTATTAAATTAGTAGGAATTAATAAATATCTGTTCTTAAATAAGAATTCTTTAAATATTTTTATTAATAAAGGCTTAAGTTTGTTTGAGAGCATATGTTATTTATAAAAAAGTTAACTAAAAGAGAAAACAAACACTGTTATTTTTTACTTATGGTTATAAATTTTATCTTATCAGGGTTACCAAAAATTTCTTTTAGTTTATTCATGATAAATTCATAGCTATTTTCGTCGTGATTTTTTGTACAATCTGAGCAGTCCTTATAACCGTTTGTAAATTTATAGTTTCCGCCACAGTCAGAGATAAAATATAATGGACAAAAACAAAATAAACAATTTTGATTTTCCAATTTATGACAGGGATAAAATTCACAAGATTTATTACTGAAATGTTTATAACTCATTTTTTTCCTCATCAGATAATTTTTCTAAAATTGCATAAATATCATCTATATTTATAGGTTTTTTGAGAGCTGCTGCAAAACCGTAAATTTGATAATTTGAGAGTAAATCATCCTCAGAATAACCACTCATAACAACAGTTTTGACATCTATCTTATTTTTGATGAGATATTTTATTAAATCTCTTGCACCCATACCACCTTTAATTGTAACGTCAGCAAATATTATATCAAATTTTTCTGTTTTTAACATTTCGATTGCTTCTTCACCTGTTGCAACCGATTTTACACTACACCCTATTGATTTCATTAGAAGGTTCATAGAATCTCTTATATAAAAATCGTCATCAACTACTAAAATACGCTTTCTTATCCGTCCTAAATGCATTATATTTTCATTTTGCGCTTTTTCATCTTGCTTTCTTGCCAATGGGAGATAAATAATAAATTCTGTTCCTTCACCTTTTATTGATTTAATACTTATATGGCCATTATGGTTTTTAATGATGTTGTATGTTATAAAAAGTCCTAAACCACTTCCTCTTTCTTTTGTTGAAAAATATGGGTCGAAGATTTTATCTATAATACCTTCTTCAATTCCTGGGCCGTTATCTTTTACTCTTATAAGTGCATAGTCCCCTTTTGTTAATCCCATTAAGTTTTTACTTATGTATTTAGTTTCAATAGATAATGTGATTTTACCTTTATTTTTCATCGCTTCTTTAGCATTTATGAAAAGGTTTTGAAATACCTGAAAAATTTGTGTTTCATCCCCCTTGATATAAACATCATTTATCTTAGAGTTTATATCTAAAGTGATATTGCTTCCTGCAAGTGAAAGTTCTTTTGCAGTATTAATTACGTCTTTTAAATTTATTATATCATTTTTGATTATGTCGCCAGATGATAAAGTAAAAAGTTTGTTTGAAATATTTTTCCCCTGATCTACAATTTCGTCAATTTTATATATTACATCGATACTATCAGCACCAGATAGTTTTACCAAAGATATATAATTTTTTATTGATGCTAGTATATTGTTAAAGTCGTGGGCAATCCCTCCAGCTAACAAGCCAATTGATTCTAATTTGTTTTTTCTTAATTCTTCCATTTCTCGATGAACTTCATCAGTTATGTTGTAAAGAACAATTAAAAAACCTTCCCCTTTAGTATTAAAAAAGAGGGGAGCTTTGAAAATATTTAAAATATAAGTTTGATTTTTATTGTTGGTAAAATAGTACCTATTTGATAAATCTTGCAAATTTAATAGATTATATTTTTCACCGTTTGATTCCAGAATTAATTCATTGATTACGTTTGTATTGTTGTCAAAGCATGTGATATTATAAAATGCTTGATTAGCTAAATCTATTGAACCATCAAAGTTTATTAATGCAATCCCTTCTTTTACATTGTTGATGACAGTTTCCAATTTTTCTTTTTCATATTGAATTTTTTTATTTAATTGCATAGTTACTGTATAGTCGTGTATTGCTATTAAGAAATTATCGGAAATTTTATAACTTTTTATGACTGCATATTTTCTTAGGTCATTATTGTTTCTTAGTTTTGCTATATTGATAAAATCATTTGAAGTAGCTTCTATTTTGCTAATATAGTTACACCCTTCACACGGGGTATTTCTGTTTGCAAAGATTTGATAACATTTTTTATCAATTACTTCATTATCGGCATTGATAAAATGTTTTTCAGCTTCGTTTATAAATTTTAAGTTATAATCTTTATCAACAATATAAATACCCATCTCCAGTGTGTTTAAAATCTTTAGTAGGTTTTGTTCTGATTCCTTTAAAGATGCTAATTTCGCGTAATATTTTTTCAAAAAATCATTAAATTCTATAATTTTTGTATATGTTATCTCTTTTATACTTTTACCTTCTTCAATATCTTTTATTGAGTTTGAAAAC is a window encoding:
- a CDS encoding cysteine-rich small domain-containing protein, with protein sequence MSYKHFSNKSCEFYPCHKLENQNCLFCFCPLYFISDCGGNYKFTNGYKDCSDCTKNHDENSYEFIMNKLKEIFGNPDKIKFITISKK
- a CDS encoding hybrid sensor histidine kinase/response regulator, giving the protein MKKSEHFSTFLFKRFSLIALIFIIFFIAYILFILKSDYNKFIKDYFADSISKIETITKTKFVSEHKNLENIAEIYLKEPNSLDINLFKYQLYKLKKLRHFFIIKKDEVIFNFSKVRILSPEEILKFNKNEISLEKGILSYILVTKLDDSKIISIFNINQLLFDLEKEIESDIYLYSKNNILLTFYTPEIIPFNKSNVDKIVSHKNFYFYTQYLPDFNVFIVLKKNKSYFTPYIYNNLKFAIAIILALIVIIILISNTLKKYLLAPLNKFSNSIKDIEEGKSIKEITYTKIIEFNDFLKKYYAKLASLKESEQNLLKILNTLEMGIYIVDKDYNLKFINEAEKHFINADNEVIDKKCYQIFANRNTPCEGCNYISKIEATSNDFINIAKLRNNNDLRKYAVIKSYKISDNFLIAIHDYTVTMQLNKKIQYEKEKLETVINNVKEGIALINFDGSIDLANQAFYNITCFDNNTNVINELILESNGEKYNLLNLQDLSNRYYFTNNKNQTYILNIFKAPLFFNTKGEGFLIVLYNITDEVHREMEELRKNKLESIGLLAGGIAHDFNNILASIKNYISLVKLSGADSIDVIYKIDEIVDQGKNISNKLFTLSSGDIIKNDIINLKDVINTAKELSLAGSNITLDINSKINDVYIKGDETQIFQVFQNLFINAKEAMKNKGKITLSIETKYISKNLMGLTKGDYALIRVKDNGPGIEEGIIDKIFDPYFSTKERGSGLGLFITYNIIKNHNGHISIKSIKGEGTEFIIYLPLARKQDEKAQNENIMHLGRIRKRILVVDDDFYIRDSMNLLMKSIGCSVKSVATGEEAIEMLKTEKFDIIFADVTIKGGMGARDLIKYLIKNKIDVKTVVMSGYSEDDLLSNYQIYGFAAALKKPINIDDIYAILEKLSDEEKNEL
- a CDS encoding sulfite exporter TauE/SafE family protein encodes the protein MLEILLFIVGVVSGFINVMAGGGSFLTIPLLIFMGLPPTVANGTNRLGVFLQSLFAVRKFNQYKVFNPKFAIFVSIPATIGAIFGAYLATIISDAAFKKYLAIIMIVITFISILNPVKNVQSKEITYSFKRKVALFIVFFFIGIYGGFVQAGVGFLILAGITLTGFNLVEGNAIKTFVIMVFTIFALVIFIANGKVDFILGFILGVGNIIGALLGTKVTVEKGHNFIQKVVIVCIIIFAIKLLIS